Genomic DNA from Paenibacillus sp. KS-LC4:
CCGCTCCCGCTTCAAATGGGCCAACATACAACCACTGCCCTGCTCCAGAGCCATGTACTTGCTGCGGCAAGCTCAAAGTGATAGCGCTGCCATCAACGGCATTTGCAGCCGTCAGCGCAAAGCCCCAGGACTGCTCGCCGCACACACTGCGGGCTACGAAATGATGCTTGCCTGTATCCAGCAGCAGCTCAAATCGGAAAGGGCCTGCTGCTGTGCTTTCACCTACCTGTTGTCCTTCCAGCCACAAGGTCAGCTCGCCTGAGGACTCGCCCTCCAGCACGACGGCCTGCTTCCCAGGCAGCGGCTGATATAAGGTTGTCCGGGCATAGGCGGCTTTGCCGCGCTGCTTTCCAAAAATCCGTTCCAGCTGGCCAAGGCCGCGCTCCTCCTCTGACCATTCGATGACCGGCAGCCAGTCCAGTCCCGGCTCCTGTTGCTGTGATCCCAATAAGTCCGGCTGGGCTACTTCTAACCGCTTGCCTGATTCAAGGGCAGCATCAACCGGCTGCGAGAAAATCCATCCTGCCTGCCCATACCGCTCCTCGAACGGTGCACGGACATTCATAATCCGCACCTTTGCCTCATCAGAGCCGATTTGACACCCGAAGCCCGCTGGTGTGCAAGTCATCGACAGCCATAAGCTGTTCCAGCCCTTTGCAAAGACTAAGCTCAGCCTAACCGTCGCATCCGGGCTGATTTCCTCTATTACATTCGAACGAAAGACTAGCTCCCCGTTGAAATATAGCCTTACAGGTCCAAGGCAGCGTACGTTAATATCCAAGCTGCGCTCCTCATCGCTCCATACGAGCCCAGCTCCATAGCTCAGTTGCCCAGCTTTGGCCTCTGGAAAGCGTGAAGCCAAATCCAATTCATACAGCCCTTCTGCATTTTGCAAAACGCCATTTTTGTTAAAAGCGCGGAAAATAAATCCCGCCTGCGGATTAGCACCAACATAACGGTCGGCCAGCAGCTTCAAAATGGCGCTATCTTTGTCGCCAAAGCGATGCTGTGCACTTTCCTCTGTTTGAAAATAAATCGACATCGAATGATCACAAATCCTTTCCATGGCGCAGCTTGTAGGTATAGCGCTTAACTTAGCGAAAATGAACCGCGCTTGCGACTGCCAGTCAACTGGCGATCTACATCACGCGGTATTGTATTTTAACCTTATGCAGACATTATAGCTGAAAGCGCTTCAACTTGTCATCTCTTTTTTAATTATCGCGCTCCACTTTTAATTTAAATCGTTATTTAGCCTTTCCCCTGAACAATGAAATCGACCATCGAACGCGCTGTAATGCGGCTTCCGCTCGTTACCACGCCTGTGCTTGCACCTACATTGAAATCGCCTAGATGATGCGGAATAAACGTTACTGTTTTAACCATTCCCGGCAGCAAATCAAAGAAATTATCACTAAAGCGGCCTTCATGCTCGCAAGTTAGCCAAACGCCTTTGGCAAGCGTATTCGTCTCCAGCGTCCACTGGGTACCGCCATCGTGCTCGGACTCTGTTATTTTCAGTTCAGCATGGGCTAGCGTAATATCCTTCATTGGCTCAAAATAATGCAGCTCGCTTGACAGAGTACGTCCATCCGCTTCATCCAGCAGCTCTGCCAGCAATACGCTTGCTGCGGTATTGGCAGCTCCGAGCAGTTCGGAGCGTTGAAGCGTCAGCACATTAGCTGCACCGTTTGCGTCTACGCGGACAGGCGTACTTTGCTCTCCCAGCAGCTCGCCGCTAAAGCTGTACAATCGCAGACGCAGCTGGCCTTGCACGGGAACAAGCTGATCGGATACGAGGTGGAAGCTGATTTCCCCCTCTTCCTTGCGATCATCTACCGAAAGCAGGCAATCTGCGAAGCTTCTTGCTGCATAATATTGCAGCGCCTTCCAGCGCCCGTAATAGTCCATGCCCGCCCAGGAGGCAACAGGCCAGCAATCATTCATCTGCCAATACAAGGAGCCCATGCAATACGGCTTGCGGCGGCGATGCGCTTCAATGGCCGTTTTCATCGCTTCCGCCTGCAAAATTTGGCTCATATACAAAAACGCCGGGAAATTTTTCGGCTCGGACATATACATGTCCATATATTGCTTAATGAGACGGTTGCCGGCACCATTTTTCTGATGGGCGAGCATGACGGAGGATTCCAGCTCCATATCCGCCTCTTCCGCATAGCTGCGCACCGATTTGTATTCGGGGAACGACTGGAAGCCATATTCGCTCATGAAGCGCCCAACGTACCGATTATAGTTTTCAAAGGGCTCTACATTATGCCACACGCCCCAATAATGAATATCTCCGCTAGTTGAGGACGAATCCGAATGCTGCGTAAGGTCGCCGGACAGATTAACCATTGGCGAGGAAGGCCAATAATCGACTCCTACCGTTAAGGATGCTACAGCTTCAGGCAAAATCCGATGGAAAATCGCCTCATAGTCCGCCCATAGCTTCGTTTGCTGCTCCGGCGTGAAGTCCTTTTTCCAGCCCCAGCCGCCATCTGGAATAAAATGCGACCAAGCGGTATCAATCTCATTATTGCCGCACCATAACGCAATTGATGGATGATTGCGCAGCCGTTTAATATTATCCTCCGCTTCCAGCTGCACGCTGCGCAGGAACGCTTCGTCTCCCGGATACATGCTGCATGCAAACATGAAATCCTGCCACACAAGCAGGCCATGCTCATCACAAAGCTCATAAAAGTCTTTTTCTTCATAAAAGCCCCCGCCCCAGACGCGAAGCATGTTCATATTCGATTGGACGGCGCTTACGATTTCATGTTTGTAACGGTCGTAGCCGACTCTCGTTATGAAGCTGTCATTCGGAATATGATTCGCTCCCTTGGCGAAAACCTGTACGCCATTCAGCTCCAAATAAAAGGAAGTACCTACTTCGCCTTTCTGCCTAATGAGACGGATTGTGCGAAGTCCGGTCGTCACCTTTTGCCAATCATATCTTACCTCATTATGGCTATGCCAGCATTCGATCTGGAACGTATACAGCTCTGGGTTGCCGAGTCCTCTGCACCACCACAGCCGTGGATTTTCAACTTCAAAAGGGATTTCAATCGTCTGTTTGCCTGCGGCTAAAGAAGCAGAATGCCCTCTGAACATGCCTTTATCCGTTGCTGCCAGCTTTAGCAGGACATCGCATTCGTGTTCGGCCTCCAGCTCAACGACGGCTGTAAGCTTCGCGAGCTCCGCCCGTACCTCATCCTGACGAATATATACATCGGTAATCCTGACATAGGACCAGCCCTCCAAGTATACAGGACGCCAAATACCGCTCGTTACGAAGCGCGGACCCCAGTCCCAGCCATAATGGTAGGGCGCTTTGCGGGCAAAAATACTAATTTTCTGCTCGCCGAGCCCACCGACCTCGGATTGATCATTTGGTGCTGGCAGCGCATATGCTAGCTTAGCCAGCTTCGGCAAATCTTCTTTGATGGGCGAGCGGAACAGAACCCGCAGCTCGTTGTCGCCAGCTGTCACCCGGTCCGTAACATCTACTCTCCATGTGCGGAACATATTATCTGCTGCCAGTATATGCGCTCCATTCAAATACACATCCGCATACGTATCAAGCCCCTCGAATACAAGCTCCTGCTTCGCCCGAGCAAGCTGCTCCGGTGAAGGCTGAAAATGCGCTACATATTCCCAGTCTTGTTTGTCCACCCACTGCGCGTCCTTCTCATTTGTCCCATAGAAGGGATTTGTCAGCCTGCCATTTTGAATTAAATCCGTATGTACACAGCCCGGCACGACAGCCGGCAGCCATTCCCCTTGATCCTTCTCCTGAAAATGCCAATTGCTAATCATCCATTGCTCCCTCATCGTATCCTCCTAAAAGTAAAAAAGTAAGTTAAACACATGAAACCTCACTCCAGAGACTGAGCCGCCGGAGCAAGGTTGCCATGCATTTTACCGCTAATAAATTTTTTTATACTGCCAATGCTATTAGTAGCCTAAAGCTGTTTTAGCTTCTTTCCATTTTGCATTCAGCTTGTCGAAAGCCGCTTGCAGATCGTCAGCAACGAGATACTCTTGTACATAGTTTCCAGTACCGATGCCGATTTGCGCTTTATTGGCAATTTCATTGAATTTTGGATCAGTCGCTTCGCTTTCAAGCAGCGTCGGATTTGAGGACTGGAACTCAGCTAATTGAGAAATCGACGACTGTGCCGACTTGTCGATTGGCATAAAGCCGGATTGCTCTACATAACCAGACTCTTTCACGAAGAAGTTGACCCAAGCAATCGCAAGCTCTTTGTTTTTGCTGTCCTTGCTTACGCCAACCAAATAATCCGAACCAAGAGGTGCATTGTATTTGCCGCTATTGTCGTATGGAAGCGGGAAGAAGCCAATGTCCTCTGATGCTGCGCCAGCGCCTACGATTTGTGGAATGACCCAGTTGCCAAGGAAATACATAGCCGCTTTACCCGATGCAACCTCGCCTTTCGACATTTCCCAGTTGTTTGTCGACAGATCTTTTTCAACCCAGCCTTTTTCAATGAAAGTACGGCCGATATTGGCAAGAATACCCCAAGCGTTGTCCACCTTGAATGGTGCTTCATCTGTTACAAGCTTGGATACAAACTGCGGATCGCCTGCAACGTACCATGCAGAGCCGTCACCCCAGTTGCCCATAGGCCATTGTGCGCCATAGTTCATATAAAGCGGAATGATGCCTGCTGCCTTCAGCTTTTCTGCATCGGCATACAGCTCATCAAGCGTAGTTGGAATGTTGTCGATGCCCGCTGCTGCAAAAGCTTTTTTGTTGTACACGATCCCTTGCGTATTTACGCCAGTCGATAATCCATAACGTTTGCCATCGAACAGCGACAGGTCAGCGAAAAAAGTATTGGTGAAAAAATCATCCGGCAGCGGTTCAAAATATTTCGGATATTCCGAAGCGGCAAGGCCAGATGGAAGCATTAGAACGTCGCCTGCTTCGCCCGTTGTTAGGCGAACCTGAATGTCTGTCGCGTAGTTGGTCAAGCCTTCAAACTCAATTTCAGCTTTCGGATATTTTTCTTTAAAAGCTGCTGCATATTTATCTAGCGTCCCATCGTTGAGAAAATCGGTACGATGCGTCAAAACTTTAATTTTGCCGCCTAGTTCGCTAGCTGCGCTTGCTTCTGGGCTGACAGCGGAATCGCTAGGGCTTGCAGAAGCTGCTGGAGCGCTTTCTGCTGGTGCATTATTGCCGCCACAGGCAGCGAGAATAGTCGTCATTAATAAAATTGCGGAAGATAAAGCCAAGCCTTTTTTCATGTTGTTACCCCCTGAGTCATATTTGGTATCGCTTACATCGTAATCATATACGCTCTGAAAACAAAATAATATGACGCTGTTTTGTTTTTATTGTCATGAATTATGCTAACAGCGTCATCTTTTGTTAGTTTGCTTAGCTGCGGCGGAGAAAAGCATATTCCTCCTGCTCCATCAACTTAAGATTGCGGCTAATTAGCTCGGTGCGCTGCTCCACGCTTGCGCGGGAACGCAGAAGATCCGGCGGCGTTTGCAACACATAATCAACCAATTGTTCAATGCTCGTCACAGCGACATGCACCCTTGTATCGGAGGAAGCATAATAAATGTAGACCTCACCGCTCGGCAGCTGCACAGCGCCATTGCAAAATACAACATTAGATACATCACCGACCCGCTCTATTCCTTCCGGAGCGAGCAAATGACCGCCTGGTGCATAGGTAACCTTGTTTGGTTCATTCAAATCTGTCATAAATGCATACAATACATACCGCAAGCCCGCCGCCGTATTGCGTACACCGTGAGCGATATGCAGCCAGCCATCAGGCGTCTTGAGCGGGGCTGGCCCCTGCCCATTTTTCACTTCCTTAATGGTGTGGTAAAGCTTGCTGTCGACGATGGTTTCTTCGACGATGACAGCAGGGTTCATGCTTTCGGACAAGCCCCAGCCGATACCGCCGCCTGCCCCGGTATTAATGAAGCCGTCCTGCGGACGTGTATAAAAAGCATATTTACCATCGACAAATTCAGGATGCAGCACCACATTACGCTGCTGAGGCGACGGGGAAACTAAGTCCGGCAGCCGCTCCCATGTGCGCAAATCCTTCGTGCGGGCAATGCCGCCCTGAGCAACCGCGCTTGACGTATCGCCAGCTGGTGCCTCTGGATCTTTGCGCTCGGTACAGAACAAGCCGTATATCCAGCCGTCCTCATGCTTCACAAGCCGCATATCATACACATTGATATCTGGATCCTCCGTTTCCGGCAGCAATACCGGATAATCCCAGAAGCGGAAGCCCTCTGCGGGAGAAGCACTTTCGGCAACGGCGAAAAAGGATTTACGGTCTGCCCCTTCTACGCGAACCATTAAATAAAACCTGCCTTCAAGCTCAATAGCTCCCGGATTGAAAGCGGCATTTACACCGATCCGCTCCATTAAATACGGATTAGTCTCCGGGTCCAAATCGTAACGCCAGTATAGAGGCGTATGCTCATTCGTAATAACGGGATGCTCAAATCTTGCAAATACACCATTTGATTGCTGAACTTGTTTATTAGGCGCATGAAGCAGCTGCTCATGTCGTTCCGATAATGCTTTAAGCTGATCCAACCATTGATTCATAAGGGCCTCCTAATGATTGATTTCAATTTTATTTTTCCTCATTAATTATTAATGGCATTAACTTTAATTCGTTCTAAGCGCTCAATAGCTTCAAAGCAGGCCCGGCTATTGTGGTACGGGCATTTCCATGGATCAATTTTTGGATAGCTTTCGTCCGCAGCACCTTCCCGTGAGACTTGCCAGTGCCATTCGCCCGTTTCTTTATTGGATATGAAAGACGTAATAAACCGCCAGTTGCCCCATGCCGCATCCAAATACTGCTGCTCGCGCGTCAGCTCATACGCGTTCAGAAAACCAACCATCGCTTCCGCCTGCGGCCACCAATCCTTCGTTGCATCCAGATGTCCGTCTCCATCGTACTCATTATATAGACCGCCATCTTCATCTACGCCCTCGGCAAGCGTGGCGTGCGCCATCTGAATTGCAGCCTCGCGCACTCGCTCCTCAAGTGCTTTATCGCCCAGCACCTCAGCCGCCTCCCACAGCAGCCAGCTACCTTCGATGTCATGGCCGTACGAGATATAACGGGATTTGGTGCTCCAGGCATCATCAAAAAACAGCTTGAAATGATAGTTTTGAGGATCAATGATGTAATTCAGATGCAGCTCAATCAGCGTTTTCAGCTTGTCGCGCAGCCCTTCCGGCTTCCACACCCGATACAAGTTCGTATACGCCTCCAGCACATGCAAATGCGTGTTCATTGATTTTCGCTCGTTGAGATCCTTACCGCTGAGACTCAAATCATCCGTTTCCTGCCAGTTTTGCGCCAGTGCTTCAATATAGCCTAAATGCACCGGGTCAAATGCATGCTTCTCCAGCAGCCTGTAGATTTCCTCTGCCCACGGCAGCACGTCCTGCTTGCCAGCAGCCCGTACATATTCTGCTAATGCATAGATGACAAAAGCCTGCCCATAAACTTGCTTTTTCGTCTGAACCGGCTTTCCGTCCTTGTCAACCATCCAGTATAAACCGCCATGCTCCTGATCGTGAAAATGCTCCCGCAGCGCATCCAGAGCCCGCTCTGCCATTTCCAAATAGGGCGCTTCCTTATAAATGCGGTACGCCGATGAGAAGGACCACAAAATCCGCGCATTCAGCACGAGGCCCTTATCCGCATCCTCCGAAACAGAGCCATCGCTTGCCATATAGCCAATAAATCCGCCATTCTTTTCATCTACCGCATGCTTCATCCAAAAGCCAAGAATTTGCTCGCGCACTTCCACTGTCAGCAAATTTTGCCACTCGGCGATATCCAGCCTATTTTGCATTCCTGTCACATTGCTCATTTTTCCCTCTCCTCCCTAGCCCACCGGCTGTCCTTGTCCCTTAGCATAGAAGGAGCGGATGACCGCTGCCGAACGTTTGCCATACACGCAATAATCATCGTTGCGGGAAGCGTCTTTCGTATCGTACAGCTGAGCCGGCCAATCCCACAGCATGTAGCCGAGCATCCAATCGCGTTTGGCACATGCAGCGAACATCGCTTCATAATAACGCTCCTGCTCAATTTCAGACGGTGCGCCTAGAAGCGACCAGTCATTTGGCTTTGCAGCCGAGCCTTCGCGGCTCGGACAGCCTGCCTCCATAAAGAAAAACGGCTTATTCCACTTTGCAACACCTGCCTCTATGCGATCAAGCTGCACCTCGAATTGGTCAATCGGGTAATAGCCGCTTGACGAAATTATATCTACGGCATCCCACCAGCCTACGCGCTCTTCCTGATATTTATCGCAGTTGTAAGTAATAGGTCCGCTGTAAAGCGTCCGCACCAAGGCAATTAAATCGCGCCATTCCTGCTCGCGCTTGTCCGTCTGCACCATTTCACATCCAATGCAGAACATTTCGCAGCCCTCTTCCTCGGCTATCGCTGCATAGTAGGCAATGAATTTCCCGTAGGAAGCGAACCACTCGCCCCAGTTCGGCTCCCCTGGCGTATCTTGATCAAAGAAGCCGATATGCGCCCGCCACGTGCCATTCCCCACATTGACTACCGGCTTGAGGCATACTTTTATGCTGTAGCTTTTCGCCTCGCGTATCGCCCAGCGGATTTCCTCATCACTTACTGTCGGCTCGCTCCAATAGGGAATTTCCGTCGATTGCGGCGTTTCTTGAACTGCTGCGAACGCAATGGCCGTCCAGTTTACGTTCAGCTTGGCCATTTCAGCGATGGAGGCCGCCGCCGCAGGCCCAGCCCACGTACCGCGAACTCCCGTCCAGCCCCATGTCATTCCAAAAACCTGCTCATTCCACTGCTGCAAGTATGTTTCCCCCTTCAACTCACGATCCATATTTGGTTTGTAATCTAATTATTTGACTGCGCCACTCGTTACTCCGGCAAAAATAAACTTTTGCATCGAGAGGAAGATAGCAACCGTCGGGATAAAAATAATTAAGATGC
This window encodes:
- a CDS encoding glycoside hydrolase family 2 protein; translated protein: MREQWMISNWHFQEKDQGEWLPAVVPGCVHTDLIQNGRLTNPFYGTNEKDAQWVDKQDWEYVAHFQPSPEQLARAKQELVFEGLDTYADVYLNGAHILAADNMFRTWRVDVTDRVTAGDNELRVLFRSPIKEDLPKLAKLAYALPAPNDQSEVGGLGEQKISIFARKAPYHYGWDWGPRFVTSGIWRPVYLEGWSYVRITDVYIRQDEVRAELAKLTAVVELEAEHECDVLLKLAATDKGMFRGHSASLAAGKQTIEIPFEVENPRLWWCRGLGNPELYTFQIECWHSHNEVRYDWQKVTTGLRTIRLIRQKGEVGTSFYLELNGVQVFAKGANHIPNDSFITRVGYDRYKHEIVSAVQSNMNMLRVWGGGFYEEKDFYELCDEHGLLVWQDFMFACSMYPGDEAFLRSVQLEAEDNIKRLRNHPSIALWCGNNEIDTAWSHFIPDGGWGWKKDFTPEQQTKLWADYEAIFHRILPEAVASLTVGVDYWPSSPMVNLSGDLTQHSDSSSTSGDIHYWGVWHNVEPFENYNRYVGRFMSEYGFQSFPEYKSVRSYAEEADMELESSVMLAHQKNGAGNRLIKQYMDMYMSEPKNFPAFLYMSQILQAEAMKTAIEAHRRRKPYCMGSLYWQMNDCWPVASWAGMDYYGRWKALQYYAARSFADCLLSVDDRKEEGEISFHLVSDQLVPVQGQLRLRLYSFSGELLGEQSTPVRVDANGAANVLTLQRSELLGAANTAASVLLAELLDEADGRTLSSELHYFEPMKDITLAHAELKITESEHDGGTQWTLETNTLAKGVWLTCEHEGRFSDNFFDLLPGMVKTVTFIPHHLGDFNVGASTGVVTSGSRITARSMVDFIVQGKG
- a CDS encoding extracellular solute-binding protein; the encoded protein is MKKGLALSSAILLMTTILAACGGNNAPAESAPAASASPSDSAVSPEASAASELGGKIKVLTHRTDFLNDGTLDKYAAAFKEKYPKAEIEFEGLTNYATDIQVRLTTGEAGDVLMLPSGLAASEYPKYFEPLPDDFFTNTFFADLSLFDGKRYGLSTGVNTQGIVYNKKAFAAAGIDNIPTTLDELYADAEKLKAAGIIPLYMNYGAQWPMGNWGDGSAWYVAGDPQFVSKLVTDEAPFKVDNAWGILANIGRTFIEKGWVEKDLSTNNWEMSKGEVASGKAAMYFLGNWVIPQIVGAGAASEDIGFFPLPYDNSGKYNAPLGSDYLVGVSKDSKNKELAIAWVNFFVKESGYVEQSGFMPIDKSAQSSISQLAEFQSSNPTLLESEATDPKFNEIANKAQIGIGTGNYVQEYLVADDLQAAFDKLNAKWKEAKTALGY
- a CDS encoding glycosidase, whose protein sequence is MNQWLDQLKALSERHEQLLHAPNKQVQQSNGVFARFEHPVITNEHTPLYWRYDLDPETNPYLMERIGVNAAFNPGAIELEGRFYLMVRVEGADRKSFFAVAESASPAEGFRFWDYPVLLPETEDPDINVYDMRLVKHEDGWIYGLFCTERKDPEAPAGDTSSAVAQGGIARTKDLRTWERLPDLVSPSPQQRNVVLHPEFVDGKYAFYTRPQDGFINTGAGGGIGWGLSESMNPAVIVEETIVDSKLYHTIKEVKNGQGPAPLKTPDGWLHIAHGVRNTAAGLRYVLYAFMTDLNEPNKVTYAPGGHLLAPEGIERVGDVSNVVFCNGAVQLPSGEVYIYYASSDTRVHVAVTSIEQLVDYVLQTPPDLLRSRASVEQRTELISRNLKLMEQEEYAFLRRS
- a CDS encoding AGE family epimerase/isomerase; this encodes MSNVTGMQNRLDIAEWQNLLTVEVREQILGFWMKHAVDEKNGGFIGYMASDGSVSEDADKGLVLNARILWSFSSAYRIYKEAPYLEMAERALDALREHFHDQEHGGLYWMVDKDGKPVQTKKQVYGQAFVIYALAEYVRAAGKQDVLPWAEEIYRLLEKHAFDPVHLGYIEALAQNWQETDDLSLSGKDLNERKSMNTHLHVLEAYTNLYRVWKPEGLRDKLKTLIELHLNYIIDPQNYHFKLFFDDAWSTKSRYISYGHDIEGSWLLWEAAEVLGDKALEERVREAAIQMAHATLAEGVDEDGGLYNEYDGDGHLDATKDWWPQAEAMVGFLNAYELTREQQYLDAAWGNWRFITSFISNKETGEWHWQVSREGAADESYPKIDPWKCPYHNSRACFEAIERLERIKVNAINN
- a CDS encoding 1,4-beta-xylanase, whose product is MTWGWTGVRGTWAGPAAAASIAEMAKLNVNWTAIAFAAVQETPQSTEIPYWSEPTVSDEEIRWAIREAKSYSIKVCLKPVVNVGNGTWRAHIGFFDQDTPGEPNWGEWFASYGKFIAYYAAIAEEEGCEMFCIGCEMVQTDKREQEWRDLIALVRTLYSGPITYNCDKYQEERVGWWDAVDIISSSGYYPIDQFEVQLDRIEAGVAKWNKPFFFMEAGCPSREGSAAKPNDWSLLGAPSEIEQERYYEAMFAACAKRDWMLGYMLWDWPAQLYDTKDASRNDDYCVYGKRSAAVIRSFYAKGQGQPVG